The following proteins are encoded in a genomic region of Sphingopyxis sp. YF1:
- a CDS encoding TonB-dependent receptor has protein sequence MIKPLRSSTARNASIAAITIATMLAVPAAAEEGDAPGSDIVVTATGYEQKITDAPASITVVSEAELRQRPYMTLIDAVRDIEGVDVGETSDKTGQRTISIRGMGSDYTLVLIDGRRQNNHGDIYPNSFGGNQFNHIPPLDAIERIEVIRGPASTLYGADALGGVINIITKKVLDRWSGSATFGRSIQEDSDFGDDMTFDANVSGPIVPGIIGMKLRGSYYKRYPSEPDFAPVADPAGVSHVRGLGFGGGGKTVRNTNRSYGGSLTFTPSPDHSFLFDIDYSKQVYDNTPIVDPDTGAITYPLGTLDGIDSIWRASGGIVQPRVGYTEDQVFDRLNWAVSHHGDWGFARSFVSFAHIKTNNKGRTMPFSVAERLLLQQMYSGTGPYAGIPTAERRALAERTFLPRPLRTLESAQSTLDVRIDIPVENLAGRHNFVIGGQYIDGTLDDGVFGLEAAVGGIDAVQDHRLWSLFAEDNWTIFEGFSLTGGIRYDNHNLFGGHVSPRLYANYAITPTLTVKGGVSTGYKTPKTTDLYDGIRGFGGQGTSPFIGNPDLKPETSVNSEIALYWNPTAASGFNVTLFHNKFRDKIDTTLVEPCALTNFVRPCANLGDYWEVLGLGRTISIPFNIDRARIKGAEVAGRYEFFTGLSIRANYTYTDSKQLTGASAGQPLTQSARHMANATLDWQPLDGVSAQLSAEHRSRRYRGVATNGDHLYYKSYTVLNFGAQYRINDHLTISGRVNNLLDQDFRAYDVDFGDPVNGAYTPTYIDHYNNKDKARSYWVSVSARF, from the coding sequence ATGATCAAGCCGCTTCGCTCTTCCACCGCACGCAACGCCAGCATCGCCGCGATCACGATCGCGACCATGCTCGCCGTGCCCGCCGCCGCCGAAGAGGGCGACGCGCCGGGCAGCGACATCGTCGTCACCGCCACCGGCTATGAACAGAAGATCACCGACGCCCCCGCGAGCATCACCGTGGTCAGCGAGGCGGAGCTGCGCCAGCGCCCCTATATGACGCTGATCGACGCGGTCCGCGACATCGAGGGCGTCGACGTCGGCGAGACGTCGGACAAGACCGGCCAGCGCACGATCAGCATCCGCGGCATGGGGTCCGACTATACGCTGGTCCTGATCGACGGCCGCCGCCAGAACAACCATGGCGACATCTATCCGAACAGCTTCGGCGGCAATCAGTTCAACCACATTCCGCCGCTCGACGCGATCGAGCGGATCGAGGTCATTCGCGGCCCCGCCTCGACCCTCTACGGCGCCGACGCGCTCGGCGGGGTGATCAACATCATTACCAAGAAGGTGCTCGATCGCTGGAGCGGCTCGGCGACCTTCGGGCGCAGCATCCAGGAAGACAGTGACTTCGGCGACGACATGACCTTCGACGCCAATGTCAGCGGCCCGATAGTCCCCGGCATCATCGGGATGAAGCTGCGCGGTTCCTATTACAAGCGCTACCCGTCGGAACCCGATTTCGCGCCCGTCGCCGATCCGGCCGGCGTCTCGCACGTCCGCGGGCTCGGCTTCGGCGGCGGCGGCAAGACGGTGCGCAACACCAACCGCAGCTATGGCGGCTCGCTGACCTTCACCCCGTCGCCCGACCACAGCTTCCTCTTCGACATCGACTATTCGAAACAGGTCTATGACAACACCCCGATCGTCGATCCCGATACCGGCGCAATCACCTATCCGCTCGGCACGCTCGACGGTATTGACAGCATCTGGCGCGCCTCGGGCGGCATCGTCCAGCCGCGCGTCGGCTATACCGAGGATCAGGTCTTCGACCGCCTGAACTGGGCGGTCAGCCATCATGGCGACTGGGGCTTCGCGCGCAGCTTCGTCTCGTTCGCGCATATCAAGACCAACAACAAGGGCCGCACCATGCCCTTCTCGGTCGCCGAACGCCTGCTCCTGCAACAGATGTACAGCGGCACCGGCCCTTATGCCGGCATCCCCACCGCCGAGCGCCGCGCGCTCGCCGAACGCACCTTCCTGCCGCGCCCGCTGCGCACGCTCGAAAGCGCGCAGTCGACACTCGACGTACGCATCGACATCCCGGTCGAAAACCTCGCGGGACGGCATAATTTCGTGATCGGCGGGCAGTATATCGACGGCACGCTCGACGACGGCGTATTCGGGCTCGAAGCCGCGGTGGGCGGGATCGACGCGGTACAGGACCACCGCCTCTGGTCGCTGTTCGCCGAGGACAACTGGACCATCTTCGAAGGCTTCAGCCTCACCGGCGGCATCCGATACGACAACCACAATCTCTTCGGCGGCCATGTCAGCCCGCGCCTCTACGCCAATTATGCGATCACCCCGACGCTCACGGTCAAGGGCGGGGTGAGCACGGGGTACAAGACGCCGAAGACCACCGACCTCTACGACGGCATCCGCGGCTTCGGCGGCCAGGGCACCAGCCCGTTCATCGGCAATCCCGACCTCAAGCCCGAAACCAGCGTCAACAGCGAGATCGCGCTCTACTGGAATCCGACCGCCGCCAGCGGCTTCAACGTCACCCTGTTCCACAACAAGTTCAGGGACAAGATCGACACGACGCTCGTCGAACCCTGCGCGCTCACCAACTTCGTGCGCCCCTGCGCCAATCTCGGCGATTATTGGGAAGTCCTCGGGCTCGGCCGCACGATCAGCATCCCGTTCAACATCGACAGGGCGCGGATCAAGGGGGCCGAGGTCGCGGGCCGCTATGAATTCTTCACCGGCCTGTCGATCCGCGCCAATTACACCTACACCGACAGCAAGCAGCTCACCGGCGCCTCGGCGGGCCAGCCGCTGACCCAGTCGGCGCGGCATATGGCGAACGCAACGCTCGACTGGCAGCCGCTCGACGGCGTGTCGGCGCAGCTCTCGGCCGAACATCGTTCGCGCCGCTATCGCGGTGTCGCGACGAACGGCGACCATCTCTATTACAAGAGCTACACGGTGCTCAATTTCGGCGCGCAATATCGGATCAACGATCATTTGACGATCAGCGGCCGGGTGAACAACCTGCTCGACCAGGACTTCCGCGCCTATGACGTCGATTTCGGCGATCCGGTGAACGGCGCCTACACGCCGACCTACATCGATCACTACAACAACAAGGACAAGGCGCGCAGCTATTGGGTCAGCGTCAGCGCGCGTTTCTGA
- a CDS encoding response regulator transcription factor: MPSVPPHIVVVEDDAGVRTLLSRILRECGYDVTGAADGAELEAAMAARQVDLLLLDIMLPGACGLDICRTIRARSRVPIIMISARGQESDRVAGLDLGADDYVAKPFGRAEVLARVRAVLRRAGDAHVPLDVPAPECFDFAGWRYHARRRELVAPSGAEVELTAAEHELLLTLLRYPQRMIGRERLLELSRSRIATSTDRSIDVLISRLRRKIGDGRKSRPLIRTIRGVGYMFAAEVSLS, from the coding sequence GTGCCGTCCGTCCCGCCGCATATCGTCGTCGTCGAGGACGATGCCGGGGTGCGCACGCTGCTGTCGCGCATCCTGCGCGAATGCGGTTACGACGTCACCGGCGCGGCCGACGGCGCCGAGCTGGAAGCCGCGATGGCGGCGCGGCAGGTCGACCTGCTGCTGCTCGATATCATGCTGCCGGGGGCGTGCGGGCTCGACATCTGCCGCACGATCCGCGCGCGCAGCCGCGTGCCGATCATCATGATCAGCGCGCGCGGGCAGGAAAGCGACCGCGTCGCGGGGCTCGACCTCGGCGCCGACGACTATGTCGCCAAGCCCTTCGGCCGCGCCGAGGTGTTGGCGCGGGTGCGCGCGGTGCTGCGCCGCGCCGGCGACGCGCATGTGCCGCTCGACGTGCCCGCGCCCGAATGCTTCGACTTTGCGGGCTGGCGCTATCATGCGCGGCGCCGCGAGCTGGTCGCGCCGTCGGGCGCCGAGGTCGAATTGACCGCCGCCGAGCATGAACTGCTGCTGACATTGCTGCGTTACCCGCAGCGGATGATCGGGCGCGAGCGGTTGCTTGAGCTGTCGCGCAGCCGGATCGCGACGTCGACCGACCGCAGCATCGACGTGCTGATCAGCCGGCTCCGGCGCAAGATCGGCGACGGTCGCAAGTCGCGCCCGCTGATCCGGACGATACGCGGCGTCGGGTACATGTTCGCCGCCGAAGTGAGCCTATCCTGA
- a CDS encoding NAD(P)/FAD-dependent oxidoreductase: protein MRGSGPLWGLLNQARRANLADAGAPPPIAVHQGITRRRMLAALGAAAALPLIGWPTRSRAASGLRVAIIGGGLAGLTALDALTAAGVEAHLYEARGRLGGRVLTANNAPEPGLNIEDGGNLINTDHDDMLALAKRFGIPLIDRQPMVAHTRYVADGRLLADTELIEDLRPIAEHIGRDAAILDADYAVAAIGLDSISVATYLDANAGLMKPHIRALIEATIRTEFGAEPDQASALELLFNLPVVDGEQAELISLSDERFILTGGSSSIVRALSEPLMPRISTGHALRSIAPGKDGLDLRFANGKRDRVDRVIVTVPAPLMRTIDYGGLLSKEWAALVGEINCGRNEKINAGYAARVWEPATGTAGSAWAVDTKGPGIFSEFWDASSGQPGDAGVLTWFFGGDQVDALMAASPETTLRRAEAAIAPAVPGLEARSMRRTAWGQDPFARGAYSTFRPGQLTRFAPHFWVEEDGTATRQAVAGPIVFAGEHLSDAFPGYMNGGAQTGRLAAAAILAALEVAA from the coding sequence ATGCGGGGTTCCGGGCCATTGTGGGGGCTGCTCAATCAGGCCCGCCGTGCCAATCTTGCGGATGCGGGCGCACCCCCGCCGATCGCCGTGCATCAAGGGATCACCCGGCGCCGGATGCTCGCCGCGCTCGGCGCCGCGGCGGCACTGCCGCTGATCGGCTGGCCCACCCGGTCGCGGGCGGCATCGGGCCTGCGCGTCGCAATCATCGGGGGCGGCCTCGCAGGACTGACCGCGCTCGACGCGCTGACCGCGGCGGGGGTGGAGGCGCATCTCTACGAAGCGCGCGGCCGCCTCGGCGGGCGCGTGCTCACCGCGAACAATGCTCCCGAACCGGGGCTGAACATCGAGGATGGCGGCAACCTCATCAACACCGACCATGACGACATGCTCGCGCTGGCGAAACGCTTCGGCATCCCGCTGATCGACCGCCAACCCATGGTCGCACACACGCGCTATGTCGCCGACGGCCGTCTGCTCGCCGACACCGAACTGATCGAGGATCTGCGTCCGATTGCCGAGCATATCGGCCGGGACGCGGCGATCCTCGACGCCGATTACGCGGTTGCCGCGATCGGGCTCGACTCGATTTCGGTCGCCACCTATCTCGACGCCAATGCCGGGTTGATGAAGCCGCATATCCGCGCACTGATCGAAGCGACGATCCGCACCGAATTCGGCGCCGAACCCGATCAGGCCTCGGCGTTGGAACTGCTGTTCAATCTGCCCGTCGTCGACGGCGAACAGGCCGAACTGATCTCGCTCAGCGACGAGCGCTTCATCCTGACCGGCGGCTCGTCGAGCATCGTGCGGGCCTTGTCCGAACCGCTGATGCCGCGCATCTCCACCGGCCATGCGCTGCGGTCGATCGCCCCAGGCAAGGATGGACTCGACCTGCGCTTCGCCAACGGCAAGCGCGACCGAGTCGATCGCGTGATCGTCACCGTGCCCGCGCCGCTGATGCGCACGATCGACTATGGCGGGCTGCTGTCCAAAGAATGGGCGGCGCTGGTCGGCGAGATCAATTGCGGCCGCAATGAAAAGATCAACGCCGGCTATGCGGCGCGCGTCTGGGAGCCGGCGACCGGCACCGCGGGGTCCGCCTGGGCGGTCGACACTAAGGGGCCGGGCATCTTCTCCGAATTTTGGGATGCGAGTTCGGGCCAGCCGGGCGATGCCGGGGTGCTCACCTGGTTCTTCGGCGGCGATCAGGTCGATGCGCTGATGGCCGCCAGCCCCGAAACCACGCTGCGACGCGCCGAAGCGGCGATCGCACCCGCCGTCCCGGGCCTCGAGGCGCGCTCCATGCGCCGCACCGCGTGGGGCCAGGACCCGTTCGCGCGCGGCGCTTATTCGACCTTCAGGCCCGGCCAGCTCACGCGCTTCGCGCCGCATTTCTGGGTCGAGGAGGATGGCACCGCGACGCGGCAGGCGGTTGCCGGGCCGATCGTCTTTGCCGGCGAGCATCTGTCGGACGCCTTCCCCGGCTATATGAACGGGGGCGCCCAGACCGGGCGGCTGGCGGCGGCGGCGATATTGGCCGCGCTCGAGGTCGCGGCCTGA
- a CDS encoding short-chain fatty acyl-CoA regulator family protein, translating into MAERRVFAGPAVRKVRREAGMTQAAMAEALDISPSYLNLIEHGQRPLSATVIVRLAERFGFDAAKLGAEEVPGGLAGLRRRLADPRFADLGIGAQEVEEWLQTAPATAAAFARLFDTAPEGRAEGEGDAPEVAAVRRAIEKWRNHFADLDARAEELADELRLAGGDLYGTISERLRTRHQLGIRILPADVMPDRLRWLDWHARQLMLNELLRPASRTFQAAATLAQVEAKGEIDALVAGAEFAEPAAARLFERHLIHYFAAALMMPYGRFLRACDATGYDLLLLQRRFGAGYEQVAHRLTTLQRVGARGLPFFMLRIDRAGQGSKRYAGASQSPLVDGDARCPLWGVHEAFARPGEVVADLVELEDGSRWFTQSRSVAAPGASGSGTPARFAVCVGVDAKVAAPLIAARGIDLMRSPATPIGLGCRRCTRTGCVQRSVPPLGRPLRFREGERGVSAFDFAGD; encoded by the coding sequence ATGGCGGAACGGCGGGTGTTTGCGGGGCCGGCGGTGCGCAAGGTGCGGCGCGAGGCAGGGATGACGCAGGCGGCGATGGCCGAGGCGCTCGATATCTCGCCGAGCTATCTCAACCTGATCGAGCATGGGCAGCGGCCGCTGTCGGCGACGGTGATCGTGCGGCTGGCCGAGCGCTTCGGCTTCGATGCGGCGAAGCTCGGGGCCGAGGAGGTGCCGGGCGGTCTCGCGGGGCTGCGGCGGCGGCTCGCCGACCCGCGCTTCGCCGACCTCGGGATCGGTGCGCAGGAAGTCGAGGAGTGGTTGCAGACCGCACCCGCGACCGCCGCCGCCTTTGCGCGGCTGTTCGATACGGCGCCCGAGGGGCGCGCGGAAGGGGAAGGCGACGCGCCCGAAGTTGCCGCCGTCCGCCGCGCGATCGAGAAATGGCGCAACCATTTCGCCGACCTTGACGCGCGCGCCGAGGAACTGGCCGACGAACTGCGCCTCGCCGGCGGCGACCTGTACGGCACGATTTCGGAGCGGCTGCGTACGCGGCACCAGCTCGGCATCCGCATCCTGCCCGCCGACGTGATGCCCGACCGGCTGCGCTGGCTCGACTGGCACGCGCGGCAATTAATGCTGAACGAACTGCTGCGCCCGGCGTCGCGGACCTTCCAGGCGGCGGCGACGCTGGCGCAGGTCGAGGCGAAGGGCGAGATCGACGCGCTGGTCGCGGGCGCCGAATTCGCCGAGCCCGCCGCGGCGCGGCTGTTCGAGCGCCACCTGATCCATTATTTTGCCGCCGCGCTGATGATGCCCTACGGCCGCTTCCTGCGCGCGTGTGATGCGACGGGCTATGATTTGCTGCTCCTCCAGCGGCGCTTTGGCGCGGGCTATGAGCAGGTGGCGCACCGGCTGACGACGCTCCAGCGCGTCGGTGCGCGGGGGCTGCCCTTTTTCATGCTGCGCATCGACCGCGCGGGGCAGGGGAGCAAGCGTTACGCCGGGGCGAGCCAGTCGCCGCTGGTCGACGGCGATGCGCGCTGTCCCTTGTGGGGCGTGCACGAAGCCTTTGCGCGGCCGGGCGAGGTGGTCGCCGACCTGGTCGAACTGGAAGATGGCAGCCGCTGGTTTACGCAGAGCCGCTCGGTTGCCGCGCCGGGAGCAAGCGGCAGCGGGACGCCCGCGCGCTTCGCGGTGTGCGTCGGGGTCGACGCCAAGGTTGCGGCACCGCTGATCGCCGCGCGCGGCATCGACCTGATGCGATCGCCCGCGACCCCGATCGGGCTCGGATGCCGCCGCTGCACGCGCACGGGGTGCGTCCAGCGTTCGGTGCCGCCGCTCGGCCGTCCGCTGCGCTTTCGCGAGGGCGAGCGCGGGGTGTCGGCGTTCGACTTCGCGGGCGATTGA
- a CDS encoding crotonase/enoyl-CoA hydratase family protein, producing MSIQIDRDGAITVIAINRPAKRNAVDPATAGALRDAFAAFAADETARVAILTGCGGHFCAGFDLTAVGATRYDPEAPGPMGPTRMLLEKPVIAAVEGHAVAGGLELALWCDLRVAAESAIFGVYCRRWGVPLIDGGTVRLPRIVGQGRALDMILTGRPVDAAEAQRIGLADRVVPDGTALPAAIALARQIAAFPQICMNSDRMSAYRQWDFDLEAALTHEAHAGVRPLREGAAAGARRFAEGEGRSGSFAAFGESEMRLPPNSSP from the coding sequence ATGTCCATCCAGATCGACCGCGACGGCGCGATCACCGTCATCGCCATCAACCGCCCGGCCAAGCGCAACGCGGTCGACCCCGCAACCGCCGGGGCGCTGCGCGACGCCTTCGCCGCCTTCGCCGCAGACGAAACCGCGCGCGTCGCGATCCTGACCGGTTGCGGCGGCCATTTCTGCGCGGGTTTCGACCTCACCGCGGTCGGCGCGACGCGCTACGATCCCGAAGCCCCCGGCCCGATGGGTCCGACGCGCATGCTGCTCGAAAAGCCCGTGATCGCCGCGGTCGAAGGCCATGCCGTCGCCGGCGGGCTCGAACTTGCCTTGTGGTGCGATCTCCGCGTCGCGGCCGAATCCGCAATCTTCGGCGTCTATTGCCGCCGCTGGGGCGTTCCGCTGATCGACGGCGGCACCGTTCGCCTGCCGCGCATCGTCGGCCAAGGCCGCGCGCTCGACATGATCCTCACCGGACGCCCGGTCGACGCTGCCGAAGCGCAGCGCATCGGCCTCGCCGACCGCGTCGTTCCCGACGGCACCGCCCTCCCCGCAGCGATCGCGCTCGCCAGACAGATCGCCGCTTTCCCGCAAATCTGCATGAACAGCGACCGGATGAGCGCCTACCGCCAGTGGGATTTCGACCTCGAAGCCGCGCTCACGCACGAAGCCCATGCCGGCGTTCGCCCCCTGCGCGAAGGCGCCGCCGCGGGCGCCCGGCGTTTCGCCGAAGGCGAAGGCCGCAGCGGCAGCTTTGCGGCGTTCGGGGAAAGCGAGATGCGCCTTCCGCCCAATTCATCGCCATAG
- a CDS encoding TerC family protein, with the protein MEFLTADWLGTPAWFWLAFIGLVVLLTAFDLGVLNRENKEMGIGESLKLSAFYISIALAFGVWVWLAKGGEAGLQYYTGFFIEKALSIDNIFVISLIFTTFAIPPRYQYRALLWGIVAVIVLRGIMIAGGAALVNEYGWVLYVFAAFLVFTGVKMLFASDTPMDVKGNPVVQWLLRHIPLTHELHGERFFVKLPDSKTGKLALTATPLFLALVVINLADLVFAVDSVPAIFAITTDTFIVYTSNIMAILGLRALYFALSAMVHRFHYLKYALALVLVFIGSKIFVADFILGGDKFPPLVSLGVTVALIAGGVIWSLVKTKDEPLVIEK; encoded by the coding sequence ATGGAATTTCTGACCGCGGACTGGCTGGGCACTCCGGCCTGGTTCTGGCTGGCCTTCATCGGGCTGGTCGTTCTGCTCACCGCCTTCGATCTTGGCGTCCTCAACAGGGAAAACAAGGAGATGGGCATCGGCGAGAGCCTGAAGCTCTCGGCCTTCTACATCAGCATCGCGCTGGCGTTCGGCGTCTGGGTCTGGCTTGCCAAGGGCGGCGAGGCGGGGCTGCAATATTACACCGGCTTCTTCATCGAGAAGGCGCTGTCGATCGACAACATCTTCGTCATCTCGCTGATCTTCACGACCTTTGCGATCCCGCCGCGTTACCAGTATCGCGCCTTGCTGTGGGGCATTGTCGCGGTGATCGTGCTGCGCGGCATCATGATCGCGGGCGGCGCGGCGCTGGTAAACGAATATGGCTGGGTGCTCTATGTCTTCGCGGCCTTCCTCGTGTTTACGGGGGTGAAGATGCTCTTCGCGAGCGACACGCCGATGGACGTGAAGGGCAACCCTGTGGTGCAGTGGCTGTTGCGTCACATCCCGCTGACGCACGAACTGCACGGCGAGAGATTCTTCGTCAAGCTGCCCGACAGCAAGACGGGCAAGCTCGCGCTGACCGCGACGCCGCTGTTCCTCGCGCTGGTGGTGATCAACCTCGCCGACCTGGTATTCGCCGTCGACAGCGTGCCGGCGATCTTTGCAATCACCACCGACACCTTCATCGTCTACACCTCGAACATCATGGCGATCCTCGGCCTGCGCGCGCTGTACTTCGCGCTGTCGGCGATGGTCCACCGCTTCCATTACCTCAAATATGCGCTCGCGCTGGTGCTGGTGTTCATCGGGTCGAAGATCTTCGTCGCCGATTTCATCCTCGGCGGCGACAAGTTCCCGCCGCTGGTCAGCCTGGGCGTTACCGTCGCGCTGATCGCGGGCGGGGTGATCTGGTCGCTCGTCAAGACGAAGGACGAGCCGCTGGTGATCGAGAAATAG
- a CDS encoding WYL domain-containing protein: MNDTRLKLMEAIARRRMVTAQYNGNIMQLAPHQMFERRGDLFISALNLSKNWRSPDDWRLGHFKLDGLAVTELQDEEFEPLPSFEAAAPHEDDTLLLAV, encoded by the coding sequence ATGAACGACACCCGCCTCAAACTGATGGAAGCCATCGCGCGCCGCCGCATGGTCACTGCGCAATATAACGGCAACATCATGCAGCTCGCGCCGCACCAGATGTTCGAACGCCGCGGCGACCTGTTCATCAGCGCGCTCAACCTCAGCAAGAACTGGCGTTCGCCCGACGACTGGCGGCTCGGCCATTTCAAGCTCGACGGCCTCGCGGTCACCGAATTGCAGGACGAGGAATTCGAACCCCTGCCCTCGTTCGAGGCCGCTGCGCCGCACGAGGACGACACGTTGCTCCTCGCCGTCTGA
- a CDS encoding isocitrate lyase yields the protein MGYQEDMAQAGRLIRDYDGTWDGISGESVARMRAQNKFRTGIDVARYTARIMRADMAAYDADPANYTQSLGCWHGFIAQQKMISVKKHFGTVKGRYIYLSGWMIAALRSEFGPLPDQSMHEKTSVPALIEEIYTFLRQADARELGLLFRDLDAARAEGDELKAKQVQAAIDNHETHVVPIIADIDAGFGNAEATYLLAKKMIEAGACALQIENQVSDEKQCGHQDGKVTVPHEDFIAKIRACRYAFMELGVEDGIIVTRTDSLGAGLTKQIAFSKEPGDLGDQYNSFLDCEEVDGAGNPGDVLINRDGKLMRPKRLPSNLYQFRSGTGEDRCVMDCIASLQNGADLLWIETEKPHIEQIAGMVDRIREVVPNAKLAYNNSPSFNWTLNFRQQVFDAWQAEGKDVGAYDRAKLMSADYDATPLGEEADNRIRTFQRDAAKRAGIFHHLITLPTYHTAALSTDNLAKEYFGDEAMLGYVKGVQRAEIRQGIACVKHQNMSGSDIGDDHKEYFAGEAALKAAGKDNTMNQFAA from the coding sequence ATGGGCTATCAGGAAGACATGGCACAGGCAGGCCGCCTCATCCGCGATTACGACGGCACGTGGGACGGCATCAGCGGCGAGAGCGTCGCCCGCATGCGCGCCCAGAACAAGTTCCGCACCGGCATCGACGTCGCCCGCTACACCGCGCGCATCATGCGCGCCGACATGGCTGCCTATGACGCCGACCCCGCCAACTACACCCAGTCGCTCGGCTGCTGGCACGGCTTCATCGCGCAGCAGAAGATGATCTCGGTCAAGAAGCATTTCGGTACTGTCAAGGGCCGCTACATCTATCTCTCGGGCTGGATGATCGCCGCGCTGCGCAGCGAATTCGGTCCGCTGCCCGACCAGTCGATGCATGAAAAGACCAGCGTCCCGGCGCTGATCGAGGAAATCTACACCTTCCTGCGTCAGGCCGACGCCCGCGAACTTGGGCTTCTGTTCCGCGACCTCGACGCCGCGCGCGCCGAAGGCGACGAACTCAAGGCGAAGCAGGTCCAGGCCGCAATCGACAATCACGAGACGCATGTCGTGCCGATCATCGCCGACATCGACGCGGGCTTCGGCAACGCCGAGGCGACCTATCTGCTCGCCAAGAAGATGATCGAAGCCGGCGCCTGCGCGCTCCAGATCGAAAATCAGGTCTCGGACGAAAAGCAGTGCGGCCACCAGGATGGCAAGGTCACCGTGCCGCACGAGGACTTCATCGCGAAGATCCGCGCCTGCCGCTACGCCTTCATGGAACTCGGCGTCGAGGATGGCATCATCGTGACGCGCACCGACAGCCTCGGCGCGGGCCTCACCAAGCAGATCGCCTTCTCTAAGGAGCCCGGCGACCTTGGCGACCAGTATAACAGCTTCCTCGATTGCGAAGAGGTCGACGGCGCGGGCAACCCCGGCGACGTCCTGATCAACCGCGACGGCAAGCTGATGCGCCCGAAGCGCCTGCCCTCGAACCTCTATCAGTTCCGCTCGGGAACCGGCGAGGACCGTTGCGTGATGGACTGCATCGCGTCCTTGCAGAACGGCGCCGACCTGCTCTGGATCGAAACCGAAAAGCCGCACATCGAACAGATTGCCGGCATGGTCGACCGCATCCGCGAAGTCGTCCCCAATGCAAAACTCGCCTACAACAACTCGCCGAGCTTCAACTGGACGCTCAACTTCCGCCAGCAGGTGTTCGACGCCTGGCAGGCCGAGGGCAAGGACGTCGGTGCCTACGACCGCGCCAAGCTGATGAGCGCCGATTATGACGCGACGCCGCTGGGCGAAGAGGCCGACAACCGCATCCGCACCTTCCAGCGCGACGCGGCGAAGCGGGCGGGCATTTTCCACCACCTCATCACCCTGCCGACCTATCACACCGCCGCGCTGTCGACCGACAATCTGGCGAAGGAATATTTCGGCGACGAAGCGATGCTCGGCTACGTCAAGGGCGTCCAGCGCGCCGAAATCCGCCAGGGCATCGCCTGCGTGAAGCACCAGAATATGAGCGGAAGCGACATCGGCGACGACCACAAGGAATATTTCGCCGGCGAAGCGGCGCTGAAAGCGGCGGGCAAGGACAATACGATGAACCAGTTTGCGGCCTGA
- a CDS encoding isoprenylcysteine carboxylmethyltransferase family protein yields the protein MLSFVPLVLFLLVTLATLIRGRSVRARTGVSAFAFLEARGLQRVAGFVFGLAITALVAASLLLALGRLAAPPAALAAGSALMGLGALAVLVAQRQMGDAWRIGVRAGDAPLFVTRGLFAFSRNPIFAGMIAMAIGAALAVATAWGWAAAIVFALACHVQVRLEEAHLAARFGTAYADFRRAVPRWLLR from the coding sequence ATGCTGTCCTTCGTTCCGCTTGTCCTGTTCCTGCTCGTCACCCTCGCCACGCTGATCCGCGGCCGGTCGGTCCGCGCGCGCACCGGCGTGAGCGCCTTCGCCTTCCTCGAAGCCCGCGGCCTCCAGCGCGTCGCGGGGTTCGTCTTCGGACTGGCGATCACCGCGCTCGTCGCGGCAAGCCTGCTCCTCGCACTCGGTCGCCTCGCAGCCCCGCCCGCGGCGCTGGCCGCGGGCAGCGCGCTCATGGGGCTCGGCGCGCTCGCCGTTCTCGTCGCCCAGCGCCAGATGGGCGACGCCTGGCGCATCGGGGTGCGCGCCGGCGACGCGCCGCTCTTCGTCACCCGCGGCCTCTTCGCCTTCAGCCGCAACCCGATCTTCGCCGGCATGATCGCGATGGCGATCGGCGCCGCGCTGGCGGTCGCGACAGCCTGGGGCTGGGCCGCCGCGATCGTCTTCGCGCTCGCCTGCCATGTGCAGGTGCGCCTCGAGGAAGCGCATCTCGCCGCGCGCTTCGGTACCGCCTATGCCGATTTCCGCCGTGCCGTTCCGCGCTGGCTGCTGCGCTGA